In Trichoderma atroviride chromosome 2, complete sequence, one DNA window encodes the following:
- a CDS encoding uncharacterized protein (EggNog:ENOG41), which translates to MPLTRRHHHTTTTTTTARPYRRSIFSRRTPRQPRVHHQRKPTLKDKVSGALTKLKGSLTHRPGVKAAGTRRMRGTDGRGSHRPRRRFW; encoded by the exons ATGCCTTTGACCCGTCGCCATCACCAcacaaccaccaccacaacCACCGCCCGGCCCTATcgccgcagcatcttctctcgTCGCACTCCTCGTCAGCCTCGCGTGCACCATCAGCGCAAACCCACCCTCAAGGACAAAGTCAGCGGCGCCCTTACCAAGCTCAAGGGAAGCCTGACTCACCGTCCTGGTGTAAAG GCTGCTGGAACTCGCAGAATGAGAGGCACAGATGGCCGTGGATCGCATCGCCCCAGAAGACGCTTTTGGTAA
- a CDS encoding uncharacterized protein (EggNog:ENOG41) has protein sequence MASTADLDALVRTRVTDPIPAETLFPILSTAPFVPSKSLINARDIGAVPGSNIPAGRIFRCGTLQYASQDPDALAWIGANVRRIFDLRKPDEVERGPDPEIAGVENVWRAAAKDYQTPSLAEFAKGDGSEAWRNQYLAVALSYAPTYKAVLEHIRDTPTEPFLFHCTAGRDRTGVLAGLLHHLAGTASDDAVRDYMLSRIGTEVARDKLIHFALESVGTTDMETPGFYNLVELRPQYWNAFVDGLTERYGGWDGYVTKELGLSEEDLNTVKKNIRS, from the exons atggcctccaccgccgacCTCGACGCCCTCGTCAGGACCCGCGTCACTGACCCCATCCCCGCCGAGACGCTCTTCCCCATCCTCTCCACGGCGCCCTTTGTGCCCTCCAAGTCGCTCATCAACGCCCGCGACATCGGCGCCGTGCCCGGCAGCAACATCCCCGCCGGCCGCATCTTCCGCTGCGGCACGCTGCAGTACGCCAGCCAGGATCCCGACGCCCTGGCCTGGATCGGGGCCAACGTGCGCCGCATCTTCGACCTGCGCAAGCCCGACGAGGTGGAGCGCGGGCCCGACCCGGAGATTGCTGGCGTCGAGAATGTCTGGCGGGCCGCGGCCAAGGACTACCAGACGCCGAGCCTGGCTGAGTTTGCAAAGGGCGATGGCAGCGAGGCCTGGAGAAACCAGTATCTGGCCGTGGCTCTGAGCTATGCGCCCACTTACAAGGCCGTTCTCGAGCACATCCGCGATACGCCCACCGAGCCGTTTCTCTTCCACTGCACCG CTGGCCGCGATCGCACCGGCGTGCTTGCCGGCTTGCTCCACCACCTCGCCGGCACGGCCTCGGACGATGCCGTCCGCGACTACATGCTCTCCCGCATTGGCACCGAAGTTGCCCGCGACAAGCTCATCCACTTCGCCCTGGAGAGCGTCGGAACAACCGACATGGAGACGCCCGGCTTCTACAACCTCGTCGAGTTGCGGCCGCAGTACTGGAACGCCTTTGTCGACGGCCTTACGGAGCGCTATGGCGGCTGGGACGGCTACGTGACCAAGGAGCTGGGGCTGTCGGAGGAGGATCTCAACActgtgaagaagaacatTCGTTCCTAG
- a CDS encoding uncharacterized protein (EggNog:ENOG41~TransMembrane:1 (i7-26o)~SECRETED:SignalP(1-23)) → MAPLPPLVRWGSLISAIAAVVLAYSYQQQHPLLFDPLPVYCYNSIRTHDSHQPSAECFSVKDGVFAGVWARDDGDAAAKDTDVTVSEGHVIPGLWDGHGHLLQYGEFLHSVDLFGSQSLDEVRLRIKTYLEANPEAGTENHWLRGVGWDQSAFGRMPTADDIEQDEQLRGIFMMLDRIDVHCSWVSQAVLNLLPDEIPNVPGGEVIRDPGPGVFCDNAMDMIMDLWPKPGAEEKARAVKSAMKELNKVGLVGMHDAGVTAENARLYSELASSSPDWTVRVYGMLECDKRNTFCPEDAPMLSDQDAKFTLRSVKLFADGALGSWGSAMLDPYADHPWTSGSLLINASALTQVTKSWASKGFQVNIHAIGDLANRNAIDAFQAALEQQCLDERGDSDALLLAGCQSRHHRFRIEHAQIIHPDDQKRIRALGIIPSIQPTHATSDMRYAEQRLGPERTSSEAYRMKTLLDINPVLGSDFPVEPPNPFQGIYAAMTRKNPQTGLGPDPENPSRGWHTEETLSLDEALLGFTRNAAYGAFLEHSAGIIRQGSFADWVVLDEPLEDMDVEKLRTLKVKETWVGGRKVYSRDERD, encoded by the exons ATGGCTCCATTGCCGCCCCTCGTCCGCTGGGGCTCCCTCATCTCGGCCATCGCAGCCGTGGTCCTGGCCTATtcgtaccagcagcagcacccgcTTCTCTTCGACCCCCTCCCGGTGTACTGCTACAACAGCATCAGGACTCACGACAGCCACCAGCCATCGGCCGAGTGCTTCTCGGTCAAGGACGGCGTCTTTGCCGGAGTCTGGGCTCgggatgatggcgatgcagcagcaaaagacaCCGACGTGACCGTCTCTGAAGGGCATGTCATTCCGGGGCTGTGGgacggccatggccatttGCTGCAGTACGGCGAGTTCCTGCACTCGGTCGATCTTTTTGGGTCGCAGTCGCTGGACGAGGTGAGGCTTCGCATCAAGACGTATCTTGAAGCCAATCCGGAAGCGGGCACTGAGAATCACTGGCTTCGCGGCGTGGGATGGGACCAATCGGCCTTTGGACGAATGCCCACCGCT GACGACATTGAGCAAGACGAGCAGCTCAGGGGCATCTTCATGATGCTCGACAGAATCGACGTCCACTGCTCCTGGGTCTCCCAAGCCGTCCTCAACCTCCTCCCAGACGAAATCCCCAACGTCCCAGGAGGCGAAGTCATCCGCGACCCCGGCCCGGGCGTCTTCTGCGACAACGCCATGGACATGATTATGGATCTGTGGCCCAAGCCCGGAGCGGAAGAAAAAGCCCGCGCCGTCAAGTCCGCCATGAAGGAGCTCAACAAGGTCGGCTTGGTGGGCATGCACGACGCCGGCGTCACTGCGGAAAATGCCAGGCTGTATTCGGAactggcttcttcgtctccgGACTGGACGGTTCGCGTGTATGGCATGCTGGAGTGCGACAAGAGAAACACGTTTTGCCCAGAGGACGCTCCCATGTTGTCTGATCAAGACGCCAAGTTTACACTGAGGAGCGTCAAACTGTTTGCCG ACGGAGCCCTCGGAAGCTGGGGCAGCGCCATGCTCGATCCTTACGCTGACCACCCCTGGACATCCGGCTCCCTCCTCATCAACGCCTCCGCCCTCACCCAAGTCACCAAATCCTGGGCCAGCAAAGGCTTCCAAGTCAACATCCACGCCATCGGCGATCTCGCCAACCGCAACGCCATCGACGCCTTCCAAGCAGCCCTCGAGCAGCAATGCCTCGACGAAAGAGGAGACAGCGAcgctctcctcctcgccgggTGCCAGTCCAGACACCACCGCTTCCGCATCGAACACGCCCAAATCATCCACCCAGACGACCAGAAGCGCATCCGCGCGCTGGGCATCATCCCGTCCATCCAGCCCACCCACGCAACCTCCGACATGAGGTACGCCGAGCAACGACTCGGCCCCGAGCGCACCAGCAGCGAAGCCTATCGCATGAAGACTCTTCTCGACATCAACCCCGTGCTTGGTAGTGATTTCCCCGTCGAGCCACCAAACCCTTTTCAAGGAATCTACGCAGccatgacgaggaagaaTCCACAGACGGGACTTGGACCGGACCCAGAAAACCCTTCTCGGGGATGGCACACAGAAGAGACTCTTAGCTTGGATGAAGCTCTTCTGGGATTCACGCGGAATGCTGCCTATGGAGCCTTCTTGGAGCATAGCGCGGGCATCATCAGACAAGGCTCATTTGCGGATTGGGTTGTGCTTGATGAGCCGCTAGAAGACATGGACGTCGAGAAGCTGCGGACTCTCAAAGTAAAAGAGACTTGGGTGGGAGGTAGAAAGGTGTATTCGCGGGATGAACGGGATTAA